One genomic region from Haloterrigena gelatinilytica encodes:
- a CDS encoding tRNA-guanine transglycosylase yields the protein MPQFRQTDQTTFQVAATAGDARAGTLTINGQTLETPTFFPVLSFYGGGTKSSVFGGGVHRTIKEFMIGDDAIGGGTYEEYFRGTMTSVAALTDYGINRERFDDYTAERIKDREPFSEYSGLIFVDSGGYKFLHSDGLDGSDFEIEIDQREAFRIQNQLGGDIVVNLDRPITPNDTFEERQTKAERTAENAVEFARLTQDYPGARYLTVHGYNYSMLNRFFDTVQSQFGNIDISTLFDGIALGSLVPKKDNKEALITAVMDCVEIMEERGLEDLPLHILGIGSSSIPLLVAAGADTFDATTYILNAINEKYSVSLTDHIPLDEVDFSQCDCPVCSTPMLVDRMQGNAEYQKDILGPVAMHNLIIHKQEVQELRQRIKQHGTDPLINYLDETVGRRDPIRKQTHRVVNQSLGGYF from the coding sequence ATGCCACAGTTCAGGCAGACTGATCAGACCACGTTCCAAGTCGCGGCGACGGCCGGTGATGCCCGGGCTGGTACGCTCACGATCAACGGCCAGACCCTCGAGACACCAACGTTCTTCCCTGTCCTGAGTTTCTACGGCGGCGGTACGAAATCCAGCGTCTTCGGTGGTGGTGTCCACCGGACAATCAAGGAGTTCATGATCGGTGATGACGCGATCGGCGGCGGCACGTACGAGGAATATTTCCGCGGAACGATGACCTCCGTCGCAGCTCTCACCGATTACGGAATCAACCGTGAACGGTTTGATGACTACACCGCGGAACGGATCAAGGACCGGGAACCGTTTTCAGAGTATAGCGGTCTCATATTCGTCGACTCCGGCGGGTACAAGTTCTTACACAGCGATGGCCTCGACGGCAGCGATTTCGAGATCGAGATCGATCAACGGGAAGCGTTCCGGATCCAGAACCAGCTCGGCGGCGATATTGTGGTCAACCTCGACCGCCCGATCACGCCCAACGACACCTTCGAGGAGCGGCAGACAAAAGCGGAACGTACCGCCGAAAACGCGGTGGAGTTCGCCCGCCTCACCCAGGACTATCCCGGTGCCCGGTACCTGACCGTCCACGGCTACAATTACTCGATGCTCAACCGGTTTTTCGATACCGTCCAGTCCCAGTTCGGGAATATCGATATCTCCACCCTGTTCGACGGGATCGCGCTCGGTAGCTTGGTCCCGAAGAAGGACAACAAGGAGGCACTGATCACCGCAGTCATGGACTGTGTCGAAATCATGGAGGAACGCGGGTTAGAGGACCTTCCGCTCCACATCCTCGGGATCGGCAGTAGCTCAATACCCCTGCTCGTCGCCGCCGGTGCCGACACGTTCGACGCAACAACCTACATCCTGAACGCGATCAACGAAAAGTACTCGGTGAGCCTGACCGACCACATCCCCTTGGACGAGGTGGACTTCTCCCAATGTGACTGCCCGGTCTGCTCGACACCGATGCTGGTGGACCGGATGCAGGGGAATGCCGAATACCAGAAGGATATCCTCGGCCCGGTCGCCATGCACAACCTCATCATCCACAAACAGGAAGTACAGGAGCTACGGCAGCGGATCAAACAGCACGGAACAGACCCATTGATCAACTACCTCGACGAGACCGTGGGTCGCCGTGACCCGATCCGCAAACAGACGCACCGCGTCGTCAACCAATCACTCGGAGGATATTTCTAA
- a CDS encoding DUF6884 domain-containing protein, with product MSILLVQSCSKSKNRPGKPVKPLELYSGYFFKIIKKAIREGEFQDTIDICVLSAEHGLVDATDKIAYYDRRMTVERATDLRPDVTAELRSRVTAHEYDHVIFNLGAEYRHAVGDLSDLRASVRYIDGEGIGQKGHALKRVVRDGESALETEVKNATVQAD from the coding sequence ATGTCGATACTGCTGGTACAGTCCTGCTCAAAGTCCAAAAATCGCCCCGGAAAACCGGTCAAGCCCTTGGAATTATACTCCGGGTACTTCTTCAAAATCATCAAAAAAGCGATACGTGAGGGAGAATTTCAGGACACCATCGATATCTGTGTGCTCTCGGCCGAACACGGTCTCGTGGATGCAACCGACAAGATTGCGTATTACGATCGCCGGATGACCGTGGAGCGGGCTACTGATCTCCGTCCTGATGTTACGGCGGAGCTGCGGTCACGGGTTACGGCACACGAGTACGACCACGTCATTTTCAATCTCGGGGCGGAGTACCGGCACGCAGTCGGTGACCTGTCTGACCTCCGGGCATCGGTCCGATATATCGACGGCGAGGGCATCGGCCAGAAAGGCCACGCGCTCAAGCGCGTCGTCCGGGATGGCGAGTCCGCACTTGAAACGGAGGTGAAGAATGCCACAGTTCAGGCAGACTGA
- a CDS encoding DUF6884 domain-containing protein — protein sequence MTKTLALVGCGSEKRDEPTEAKSLYTSTYFAKKRQWAEGCHAWRILSAEHGVVHPTTVLEPYDTAMTDLSDTEAADWGTEVIDDLRPQITGFDEVVILAGHDYVTPIHDDLHELVSTVRWPFQGKRLFEQVEWLKHNSPPDQSTIGSFE from the coding sequence ATGACGAAAACCTTGGCACTCGTCGGCTGTGGCAGCGAAAAACGCGACGAGCCAACGGAAGCAAAATCCCTCTACACCTCCACTTACTTCGCGAAGAAACGCCAGTGGGCAGAGGGATGCCACGCCTGGCGGATCCTCTCCGCTGAACACGGTGTCGTCCATCCCACCACTGTCCTCGAACCGTACGATACCGCGATGACCGATCTGAGCGATACCGAAGCCGCCGATTGGGGGACAGAGGTCATCGACGACTTGCGACCACAGATCACCGGCTTCGATGAGGTCGTCATTCTTGCGGGCCATGACTACGTTACCCCAATCCACGATGACCTCCACGAGCTAGTCTCCACCGTCCGGTGGCCGTTCCAAGGCAAACGCCTGTTTGAACAGGTGGAATGGCTCAAACATAATTCCCCGCCCGACCAGTCAACAATTGGCTCCTTCGAATAA
- a CDS encoding phospholipase D-like domain-containing protein, with the protein MARTFSIHSDLIASFLGTAFLNAERIAIVSPWVSDITVRFPETDQLSARQLQLSEAVRFFDTDVWFIVDPAQADHNQLRPAALLPRVSDVARIKEVENLHAKAIVTDQVLYQGSANITYRGLNINVELCDIRENECGSISAFLEDRLQIDL; encoded by the coding sequence ATGGCACGAACATTTTCCATTCACTCTGACCTGATCGCCTCCTTTCTCGGGACGGCGTTCCTGAACGCAGAGCGGATCGCGATCGTCTCTCCCTGGGTAAGTGACATCACTGTGCGGTTCCCGGAAACTGACCAACTCTCTGCACGGCAGTTACAGCTGTCTGAAGCGGTCCGGTTCTTCGATACCGATGTCTGGTTCATCGTCGACCCCGCACAAGCCGATCACAACCAGCTCCGTCCCGCTGCATTACTCCCTCGTGTCTCGGACGTGGCCCGTATCAAGGAGGTCGAGAACCTCCATGCGAAAGCGATCGTGACAGATCAGGTCCTGTACCAGGGATCTGCAAACATCACATACCGCGGCTTAAACATCAATGTCGAACTCTGTGATATCCGTGAAAACGAATGTGGAAGCATCAGCGCCTTTCTCGAGGATCGGCTGCAAATTGACCTCTAA
- a CDS encoding helicase-related protein, which produces MDYADRHSDFDRFDAQVQTLLEAIVANRQRWDANDPDPTRVTEALKYHSRPVQRPDRHSYDGDDEYIEEVLHDVLGFDGLTYFQEQCWTRLNEMRQARTDEGETQAAMLTAPTGFGKTEGFSGPLFHDLAFNNGDGFGKIAIVYPRNALLEDQLERFLVTLHEMNEEYDAGISIGIYNGNVRRDNSEVAESALVDDGEFTVAQWTGGEHENDPVALEWDDDAYELTVPGGPTFGEDTLKLSRAAMQPDNGGEVPDILLTTINSLENFALKPNYHIIDEFRTVVFDEVHLYNGIYGSHASRIIKNTRESIARRMDDDVGMLFIGSSATIDQPEQFGSDLFGVDSGNISVIQTGPEDKRETEDTEHFHFVTSAEDVGTSSTFIQQILLFAHALLDEHGDRDRKKALAFIDSVSQVNQRYFQIQDFENEGRWRHHNTGEDDWDTVANNTPYRTARPAETRLGHQLIQGDLNIERTTSDLRLGADEFGNTDLILSTSLLEVGIDIPAIKVISQYRAPWEMSQFVQRIGRASRQGGNDAHFLVTLDNEGGDRTLFHRADRFLEPEITTPLNVENEILIWIHDQLYRAFEIVYELRRQPGLSNDEQRERFLESFLNESDEASFQAFLHLIQNPSTILQNTLEQQVRELDGLESKDGLRRAYRELQDIQDRAVFTEIAGFVGEPATRFTLQLDERDDLDEWMEQGLRTLREETEELLDSAEPETTAVEQAVDDLLDDLAQLTDLLTDDDLDRRDWYDRLDRQLYDIQDDLASLAPSLDGVPEAFPYNLGYGEAMEALQTARGIRRDEELRQRGQRWRQAYYLKKSLQELYCFIGQEYEREEGENTIYGHLMVRAFKALLRAVYFFDRAVALDDVGEQLQPPHYVPTSYFAEAGETFSIVPEEEHDADDEEDRVDILSDRRFVNDEDEDENDAQRTEAPLTTLFFEYAPFMAKYLSDQSLQIFNPPVQDAPPEDEADYYFDVAGLSTEPGQNVITPNTLPVKRVRDYSGNRAQSIVRYCTESLYIGRDFWDTGPHGSDTMEFGQLHSDPQISTVFNEDVSTADGITVTYMSPDVRLDAVELTITPADPMGDPTTGNSTPFNPDRNNQQEVTIAFNQPLGFSLRTRGAVWDLSEFIDAFLEDEEYREFRDRFDTHNPDEDLENSIHYTAAHLLLEIIADVSGVNQAQLLYGINPETQQVAVFEYAEGGQGIVDLFDDVRNRPEHEKLLRSINRVASNPQLINGYLWTDPEFVAAVQNDDWEAVRGMIADHVTVAVETVVDDVVEMVRNTADRVEEFAGDVGIDPADAYDLRQDVVQRQFVAGDHEPAEDVIDDHDLDMTVEKVRNLLEEPDVDGCIENLHQAYSIVPGDQSDILSFAVLEPLYEHLITRTDGDAWGTEMLDNEAMPGARIDGTNIFHSL; this is translated from the coding sequence ATGGACTATGCGGACCGGCACTCCGATTTCGACCGGTTTGACGCGCAAGTACAAACGCTTCTGGAGGCGATCGTAGCCAACCGGCAGCGCTGGGATGCCAACGATCCGGATCCGACCCGGGTAACGGAAGCTCTTAAGTACCATTCTCGACCGGTTCAACGGCCTGATCGGCATTCCTACGATGGAGACGATGAGTATATCGAGGAGGTTCTGCATGATGTGCTTGGATTTGACGGGTTGACCTACTTTCAGGAACAGTGTTGGACCCGGCTGAATGAGATGCGGCAGGCCCGGACTGATGAGGGTGAAACCCAGGCTGCGATGTTAACCGCGCCAACCGGGTTTGGGAAGACGGAAGGATTCTCTGGCCCCTTGTTCCACGATCTCGCGTTTAACAACGGTGATGGGTTCGGGAAAATCGCGATCGTCTACCCGCGGAACGCGCTGCTCGAAGACCAGCTCGAGCGGTTCCTCGTTACACTGCACGAAATGAACGAGGAGTACGACGCCGGTATTTCGATCGGAATCTATAACGGGAATGTTCGGCGGGATAACAGTGAGGTCGCAGAGAGTGCGCTCGTTGACGATGGTGAATTCACGGTTGCTCAGTGGACAGGTGGAGAGCACGAGAATGACCCTGTTGCGCTGGAATGGGACGATGACGCGTATGAGCTTACAGTGCCGGGAGGTCCAACGTTTGGTGAAGACACGTTGAAACTATCGCGTGCAGCTATGCAGCCGGATAATGGTGGGGAGGTTCCCGATATTTTACTCACGACTATTAACTCATTAGAAAACTTTGCGCTCAAGCCAAATTACCATATCATCGATGAGTTCCGGACGGTCGTGTTTGATGAAGTGCACCTCTATAATGGGATCTATGGGTCGCATGCCTCTCGTATCATCAAGAATACGCGGGAGTCGATTGCACGACGGATGGATGACGATGTTGGGATGCTGTTCATCGGCTCCAGTGCAACGATCGATCAGCCAGAGCAGTTCGGGAGTGATCTGTTCGGGGTGGATTCAGGCAATATCTCCGTTATCCAGACCGGTCCCGAAGATAAACGGGAAACGGAAGACACGGAGCACTTCCACTTTGTAACCTCGGCAGAGGATGTCGGGACGAGTTCCACGTTCATCCAGCAAATCCTGCTGTTTGCGCATGCGCTTCTGGACGAGCACGGTGACCGTGACCGAAAGAAGGCGCTTGCCTTTATTGACAGTGTGAGCCAGGTTAATCAACGGTATTTTCAGATCCAGGATTTCGAAAATGAAGGGCGGTGGCGCCACCATAACACCGGAGAAGACGATTGGGATACGGTCGCCAACAATACCCCGTACAGAACCGCCAGACCGGCTGAGACACGTCTTGGGCATCAGCTCATCCAAGGCGATCTCAACATAGAGCGGACCACATCTGATCTCCGGCTTGGGGCAGACGAGTTCGGGAACACGGATCTTATACTGAGTACCTCTCTACTCGAAGTAGGGATCGATATCCCGGCGATCAAGGTGATCAGCCAGTACCGAGCTCCGTGGGAGATGTCCCAGTTCGTTCAACGGATCGGCCGTGCGTCGCGTCAAGGGGGTAATGACGCTCATTTCCTTGTCACGTTGGATAACGAAGGGGGTGACAGGACACTGTTCCACCGGGCTGATCGGTTCCTCGAGCCAGAAATCACCACGCCCCTTAACGTCGAGAACGAAATCCTGATCTGGATTCATGACCAGCTCTACCGCGCTTTCGAGATTGTCTACGAACTCCGACGCCAGCCGGGATTATCCAACGACGAACAACGGGAACGCTTCCTTGAATCGTTCCTCAACGAGTCGGATGAGGCCTCGTTCCAGGCATTCCTGCATCTGATCCAGAATCCCAGTACCATCCTGCAAAATACGCTTGAACAGCAGGTCCGGGAGCTCGACGGACTGGAGAGCAAGGATGGTCTGCGACGAGCGTATCGGGAGCTGCAGGACATCCAAGACCGTGCCGTCTTCACAGAGATCGCTGGTTTCGTCGGTGAGCCAGCAACGCGGTTCACCCTCCAGCTGGACGAACGGGATGACCTCGATGAGTGGATGGAACAGGGACTGCGTACTCTGCGCGAGGAAACCGAGGAACTGCTGGACAGTGCAGAGCCGGAGACTACTGCTGTCGAGCAGGCAGTCGATGATCTCCTCGATGACCTTGCGCAACTCACTGATCTGCTCACCGACGATGATCTGGATCGCCGGGACTGGTATGACCGCCTCGACCGGCAGCTATACGATATCCAGGATGACCTGGCGTCCCTCGCGCCGTCGTTGGACGGGGTTCCGGAGGCCTTCCCCTATAATCTGGGATATGGGGAGGCCATGGAGGCATTGCAGACAGCCCGTGGAATCCGTAGAGACGAGGAATTGCGGCAGCGGGGACAACGATGGCGGCAAGCCTACTACCTCAAGAAGTCGCTCCAGGAGCTGTACTGCTTTATCGGTCAGGAATACGAGCGAGAGGAGGGCGAAAACACGATCTATGGCCATTTGATGGTACGTGCCTTTAAGGCGTTGCTCCGGGCGGTGTACTTCTTCGATCGCGCCGTGGCGCTGGATGATGTCGGTGAACAGCTCCAGCCACCGCATTACGTCCCTACCTCATACTTTGCCGAGGCAGGGGAGACGTTTTCGATCGTCCCGGAAGAGGAACACGATGCAGATGACGAAGAGGACCGTGTTGACATCTTGTCTGACCGCCGGTTTGTGAACGATGAAGATGAGGACGAGAATGATGCGCAGCGAACGGAGGCACCGCTGACCACGCTCTTCTTCGAATATGCCCCGTTCATGGCAAAATATCTATCAGACCAGTCCCTGCAGATATTTAATCCTCCTGTCCAGGACGCTCCTCCGGAAGACGAGGCGGATTACTACTTCGATGTTGCTGGTCTCAGCACAGAACCTGGGCAGAACGTGATCACGCCAAACACGCTGCCTGTAAAGCGCGTCCGTGATTATTCAGGAAACCGCGCCCAATCAATTGTCCGGTACTGTACCGAGTCACTCTACATAGGACGTGATTTCTGGGATACTGGACCGCATGGCAGTGACACCATGGAGTTTGGGCAGCTTCATTCGGATCCCCAGATCTCTACCGTCTTCAACGAAGACGTGTCAACAGCAGATGGGATCACTGTCACGTATATGTCGCCGGATGTCCGGCTGGACGCTGTTGAGCTGACCATTACACCCGCAGATCCTATGGGTGATCCGACGACCGGTAACAGTACCCCGTTCAATCCGGATCGGAATAACCAACAGGAGGTCACGATCGCGTTCAACCAACCGCTGGGATTCTCTCTCAGAACGCGCGGAGCGGTCTGGGATCTCAGCGAGTTTATCGATGCGTTCCTCGAAGACGAAGAATACCGCGAGTTCCGTGACCGGTTTGACACCCACAACCCGGATGAGGATCTGGAGAATTCGATCCATTACACCGCCGCTCATCTCTTGTTAGAGATCATCGCAGACGTGAGTGGCGTCAATCAGGCCCAGTTACTGTACGGCATCAACCCGGAGACTCAGCAGGTCGCCGTCTTCGAGTACGCTGAAGGCGGACAAGGGATCGTCGATCTCTTTGATGACGTCCGGAACCGGCCGGAACATGAAAAGTTGCTCCGATCGATCAACCGGGTCGCATCGAATCCACAGCTGATCAACGGTTATCTGTGGACCGATCCGGAGTTCGTTGCTGCCGTCCAAAACGACGACTGGGAGGCGGTTCGCGGTATGATCGCGGATCACGTTACCGTCGCCGTGGAGACCGTGGTCGATGACGTCGTGGAGATGGTGCGGAATACGGCTGACCGCGTTGAGGAATTTGCCGGGGACGTCGGTATCGATCCAGCCGATGCATACGACCTCCGGCAGGACGTGGTCCAACGGCAGTTCGTTGCAGGCGATCATGAACCGGCAGAGGATGTCATCGATGACCATGATCTGGATATGACTGTCGAAAAAGTACGGAATCTGCTGGAAGAACCCGATGTCGACGGGTGTATCGAAAACCTTCACCAGGCCTACAGTATCGTCCCCGGGGACCAAAGTGATATCCTGAGCTTTGCCGTGCTGGAACCGCTGTACGAGCATCTGATTACCCGGACGGACGGCGATGCGTGGGGTACCGAAATGCTCGACAATGAGGCGATGCCTGGTGCTCGAATCGATGGCACGAACATTTTCCATTCACTCTGA
- a CDS encoding recombinase family protein, which yields MGHTAIYARVSTDSQDSTRQLEECRAEINDDEPFEVYAETGSGADPDRPEINRLIDDIKSGDVDCVVVWEISRISRNLAFTAQFIELCVENEVELHSLNDIFPRIRADSDIMQEMVGKIAAWMMEFEREMIRERIKSGIRNARSQGKWLGRPPYGFTTDDDGYLIVESEEYLNMQTALEILETDDDMSISAAARHTGVPKSSLSRIYKDEERRKLYLFGEVDDSRIVDAVENDDDVTHDSELVELRKRIENLEETVERAVGE from the coding sequence ATGGGCCACACCGCGATCTATGCCCGAGTTTCAACCGACAGCCAAGACAGTACCCGGCAACTTGAGGAGTGTCGCGCAGAAATCAACGACGACGAGCCGTTCGAGGTCTATGCCGAAACTGGGAGCGGTGCCGACCCCGACCGACCAGAGATCAACCGGCTCATAGATGACATCAAGTCCGGAGACGTAGACTGCGTTGTCGTCTGGGAGATTTCCCGGATCAGCCGAAACCTCGCATTCACCGCCCAGTTTATCGAGCTCTGCGTCGAGAACGAAGTCGAACTCCACTCTCTCAACGACATCTTCCCCCGAATCCGCGCGGACAGCGACATCATGCAAGAAATGGTTGGCAAGATCGCCGCATGGATGATGGAATTCGAACGCGAGATGATCCGCGAACGCATCAAATCCGGGATCCGTAACGCCCGATCACAAGGCAAATGGCTCGGACGTCCACCCTACGGATTCACCACGGACGACGACGGCTATCTCATCGTTGAATCTGAAGAATACCTGAATATGCAGACCGCGCTGGAAATACTGGAGACGGACGACGATATGTCCATCAGTGCGGCAGCACGACACACTGGCGTTCCCAAATCCAGCTTGTCCCGCATCTACAAGGACGAGGAACGGCGGAAGCTGTACCTGTTCGGTGAAGTGGACGACAGTCGTATAGTGGATGCTGTCGAAAACGATGATGACGTCACTCACGACAGCGAACTTGTCGAACTCCGCAAACGCATCGAGAATCTTGAGGAAACGGTGGAACGCGCTGTCGGAGAATAA
- a CDS encoding AAA family ATPase, with product MGSKSSTESWIAGQLREKLVSPNNDLPTLQEAGLLDKEVIDFLVAFEENYQPQDLDDPHYAHETERYQRIVKKNVSKNLRRAIRDGDKEVIAHALGVVEQTTSISPIKLIERLRRWIVREAGVTYLAGHMGVGKTDFSLLLGEIWESNTEGEVASNIKSCKQTKTIVRQDDLTDWLESGSGDKLFIFDEASSHATGYSHDASVVVKQLSSMIKLIRKNDGSIIIIGHTGKDLHPDIRRLADYVEKESKKELAVFETVEEAEGQDEKFDLDGIPPTSWTYDTKEASSWEWATDEEDEGPDLLEIACKVYINSNMNQRDVADLFEMSASQISQNYQQYK from the coding sequence GTGGGGAGTAAATCCAGTACAGAGTCATGGATAGCGGGGCAGCTCCGCGAAAAACTGGTCTCACCGAACAACGATCTTCCGACCCTGCAGGAGGCAGGCCTCCTTGACAAAGAGGTCATCGACTTCCTAGTCGCGTTCGAGGAGAACTACCAGCCGCAGGATCTGGATGATCCACATTACGCGCACGAGACCGAACGCTACCAGCGCATCGTGAAGAAGAACGTGTCGAAGAACCTCCGCAGAGCCATCCGAGACGGCGACAAGGAAGTTATCGCCCACGCCCTCGGCGTAGTCGAACAGACGACGTCCATTTCGCCCATCAAGCTGATCGAACGCCTCCGGCGCTGGATCGTCCGTGAGGCTGGTGTCACGTACCTGGCCGGACACATGGGGGTCGGCAAGACCGACTTCTCCCTCCTCCTCGGCGAGATCTGGGAATCGAATACGGAGGGCGAGGTCGCATCCAACATCAAGAGCTGCAAGCAGACAAAGACCATTGTCCGGCAGGATGACCTGACGGACTGGCTGGAGAGCGGTAGTGGCGACAAACTGTTCATCTTCGATGAAGCCAGCTCCCATGCCACCGGCTACAGTCACGACGCATCTGTCGTCGTCAAGCAGCTCTCATCCATGATCAAACTGATCCGCAAAAACGATGGCTCCATCATCATCATCGGTCACACCGGGAAGGATCTGCACCCTGACATCCGACGCCTCGCTGACTACGTGGAGAAAGAGAGCAAGAAGGAATTAGCCGTATTCGAGACCGTTGAGGAAGCAGAAGGACAGGATGAGAAGTTCGATCTTGACGGGATACCGCCGACCAGCTGGACGTACGACACAAAAGAAGCCAGCAGCTGGGAGTGGGCAACTGATGAAGAAGACGAGGGACCGGACCTCCTGGAGATCGCCTGCAAGGTCTACATCAACAGCAACATGAACCAGCGTGACGTAGCCGACCTCTTCGAGATGTCCGCCTCACAGATCAGTCAGAACTACCAGCAGTACAAATGA
- a CDS encoding WD40 repeat domain-containing protein → MAAFAAIFLLMVTMAPAAVAETDVDLSLDQTLDDMTDEATAFDWNEDSSYYAVGSSDGSVYVYDTSDWSLDEEITEEHGSFDVEFSPDSDYLYSSDSFGAQVGNLNVYDTETWETEFTYDGIAQVATFSPDGDEFAFVNETGTDEYTVYIYDTGDWEEQGSFVSSSTSSVNAIQYSPEGDHIALASNDDNTYIHGTDDGTEVATLDEPADDVWDVSWNPYTDELAVGTQEGHFRVYDTEDWVEQENIDVASAAGADISVDYSNSGDYLAVGYTDDSWEETRLSVYGTGDYEVEDSYYSDDGSWAERVGWSDDDEMVGIADFNSSSFVLSTGVEYAPETDEEDKAEIVQLRSVPEDLSFADIAGPDTVNVTYENDSVLAEAEDAVYQTELIDSNQFVNVTVELGESFADVRILNASGDVLEEENSTDAVTFDLEESNATEIQVEVELTENAVLENLTVYGELPDANPITGGVVRAAGGIVSVVTGIYDATVGGAVDVVGGTYEAAVGIAHRVLDIPTAALDWLGEVWPSE, encoded by the coding sequence ATGGCCGCCTTTGCGGCCATTTTTCTTCTCATGGTGACGATGGCGCCCGCAGCCGTTGCGGAGACAGATGTAGACCTTAGTCTCGATCAGACCCTCGATGACATGACAGATGAAGCCACAGCCTTTGACTGGAATGAAGATTCCAGTTACTATGCTGTCGGCTCCAGCGACGGTTCAGTGTACGTCTACGACACTTCTGACTGGTCTCTCGATGAAGAAATCACCGAGGAGCACGGCAGTTTCGACGTGGAATTCAGCCCTGACTCTGACTACCTCTATTCATCAGACTCGTTCGGTGCACAAGTAGGGAACCTCAATGTCTACGACACCGAAACCTGGGAGACTGAATTTACGTATGATGGAATCGCCCAGGTAGCGACGTTCAGCCCAGACGGTGACGAATTCGCGTTCGTCAACGAGACCGGAACAGACGAATACACGGTCTACATCTACGACACAGGTGACTGGGAAGAACAGGGCTCATTCGTCTCAAGCTCTACTTCATCTGTCAACGCCATTCAGTACAGTCCTGAAGGAGACCACATTGCGTTGGCTAGCAACGACGACAACACCTACATCCACGGCACGGACGATGGGACAGAAGTCGCCACTCTTGACGAACCAGCGGATGATGTATGGGATGTGTCATGGAACCCATACACTGATGAGCTCGCTGTGGGAACACAGGAAGGCCATTTCCGGGTCTACGACACTGAAGACTGGGTAGAACAGGAAAATATCGATGTAGCGTCCGCCGCAGGTGCAGATATCTCGGTTGACTACAGTAACAGCGGAGATTACCTCGCAGTCGGCTACACAGATGACAGCTGGGAGGAAACCCGACTCTCTGTCTACGGCACAGGAGATTATGAAGTAGAAGACAGCTACTACAGTGACGATGGGTCGTGGGCAGAACGAGTCGGATGGAGTGACGACGATGAAATGGTCGGCATCGCGGACTTCAATAGTTCGTCCTTTGTCCTGTCTACAGGTGTAGAGTACGCCCCTGAAACAGACGAAGAGGACAAGGCAGAGATCGTCCAGCTCCGTAGCGTTCCCGAGGATCTGAGTTTCGCGGACATTGCTGGTCCTGACACGGTGAACGTGACCTACGAGAACGACTCCGTGCTCGCTGAGGCGGAGGATGCGGTCTACCAGACCGAGCTGATCGACAGCAACCAGTTCGTCAATGTGACGGTCGAACTCGGTGAATCCTTTGCCGATGTCCGGATTCTGAACGCATCCGGGGACGTGCTGGAAGAGGAGAACAGTACGGATGCCGTGACGTTCGACCTAGAGGAGTCCAACGCGACGGAGATCCAGGTCGAAGTAGAGCTGACGGAGAACGCGGTCCTGGAGAACCTGACCGTGTACGGTGAGCTTCCGGACGCTAATCCGATTACGGGCGGTGTGGTCCGTGCAGCCGGCGGCATTGTTTCAGTGGTCACCGGCATCTATGATGCAACGGTCGGTGGCGCAGTTGATGTCGTCGGTGGAACGTACGAGGCGGCTGTCGGGATTGCTCATCGCGTCCTCGACATTCCGACCGCGGCACTCGACTGGCTGGGCGAGGTGTGGCCGTCAGAATGA
- a CDS encoding winged helix-turn-helix domain-containing protein — MDEGSEEDADDLDRWERLAELFTAVSHKVRIAILASLYADEERPLTEVGDAFDYSRSAIQKHVDTLVEVDAVYRPQDDDRAYALTPLGRYLAKLVVEDGDELYTAIRRVSEAADDAVEEFSDVPLDESSMEKAVNNRKWELVGTELEAELSALFPASGESDDRP; from the coding sequence ATGGATGAAGGCAGCGAGGAAGATGCAGATGATCTGGACCGTTGGGAGCGACTGGCCGAGCTGTTCACAGCGGTCTCGCATAAGGTCCGGATAGCGATCCTCGCGTCGTTGTATGCGGATGAGGAGCGGCCGTTGACCGAGGTCGGTGATGCGTTCGATTATTCGCGGTCGGCTATCCAGAAGCATGTCGACACACTGGTTGAAGTGGATGCAGTGTACCGGCCGCAGGATGATGACCGGGCGTATGCGTTGACGCCGCTGGGCCGGTACTTGGCGAAGCTAGTTGTAGAGGACGGTGACGAGCTGTATACTGCGATACGACGTGTCTCCGAGGCAGCGGATGATGCGGTGGAGGAGTTTTCGGATGTGCCGCTCGACGAGTCGTCGATGGAGAAGGCGGTAAACAATCGGAAGTGGGAACTGGTCGGTACCGAGTTGGAGGCGGAGTTATCTGCGTTGTTCCCGGCTTCCGGTGAGTCTGACGACAGACCCTAA